The following coding sequences are from one Lolium rigidum isolate FL_2022 chromosome 6, APGP_CSIRO_Lrig_0.1, whole genome shotgun sequence window:
- the LOC124668020 gene encoding protein crooked neck-like, with the protein MATAPTRPSPGCLTQRDTEVRLPRATRVKNKAPSPIQITAEQIIRDARGCHDRSIKPPPRRKIADLDELSEYRLGERNLFEEKVCRADCGVSAWVRYARWEEQQGDLARARSVYERALRVPAQHRDHALWVKYAEFEMRSRSVGHARNVWDRAVALLPRVDQLWSKYAHMEEMLGAYANARLVFDRWMAWHPGTNGWDAYIMFETRYGEAERARALYERLVDEHPLPDTFKRYAEFETKHGEAEHAHRLYQRAAKLLAADGKDPEVDAAVATNKKISPYEDAVRKNPLNYDAWFEYLAHEESTGSKDSIREVYERAIANVPPAEEKRYWQRYIYLWINYALYEELDAQDMGRAREVYRECLKIIPHKKFTFAKVWIMAAQLEIRRKDLTAARKLLGNAIGMAPKGKIFKKYIEMEMHLGNVDRCRTLYQKYIEWSPANCYAWRKYAELERQLGETDRARSIYELAIAQPALDMPEFLLKDLAEFDASAGLSGIDHEINTPRIGKRNRPLPDDEVSEAKHLKILQAAHRWKNSKA; encoded by the coding sequence ATGGCGACCGCCCCCACCCGCCCGTCTCCCGGCTGCCTCACCCAGCGCGACACCGAGGTGAGGCTGCCCCGCGCGACGCGGGTGAAAAACAAGGCTCCGTCACCGATCCAGATCACTGCCGAGCAGATCATCCGCGACGCCCGGGGGTGCCACGACCGATCCATCAAGCCGCCGCCCAGGAGAAAGATCGCCGACCTCGACGAGCTCTCCGAGTACCGCCTCGGCGAGCGCAACCTTTTCGAGGAGAAAGTTTGCCGGGCGGACTGCGGCGTCTCGGCGTGGGTCAGGTACGCGCGCTGGGAGGAGCAGCAGGGGGACCTCGCCCGCGCTCGCTCCGTCTACGAGCGCGCCCTCCGCGTCCCCGCCCAGCACCGCGACCACGCGCTGTGGGTCAAGTACGCCGAGTTCGAGATGCGCAGCCGCTCCGTCGGCCACGCCCGGAACGTCTGGGACCGCGCCGTCGCGCTCCTCCCCCGCGTCGACCAGCTGTGGTCCAAGTACGCGCACATGGAGGAGATGCTCGGCGCCTACGCCAACGCCCGCCTGGTGTTCGACCGCTGGATGGCGTGGCACCCGGGCACGAACGGCTGGGACGCGTACATCATGTTCGAGACCCGGTACGGCGAGGCCGAGCGCGCCAGGGCCCTCTACGAGCGGCTCGTGGACGAGCACCCATTGCCGGACACCTTCAAGCGCTACGCCGAGTTCGAGACGAAGCATGGAGAGGCAGAGCATGCGCACCGGCTGTACCAGCGTGCCGCCAAACTGCTTGCTGCCGATGGCAAGGACCCAGAggtggacgccgccgtcgccaccaaTAAGAAGATATCCCCCTACGAGGATGCGGTGCGCAAGAACCCACTCAACTACGACGCGTGGTTCGAATACCTCGCGCACGAGGAGAGCACCGGGAGCAAGGACAGCATCAGGGAAGTGTACGAGAGGGCCATCGCCAATGTGCCCCCGGCGGAGGAGAAGCGATACTGGCAGAGGTACATCTACCTCTGGATAAACTACGCCCTCTACGAGGAGCTTGACGCGCAGGACATGGGACGTGCCAGGGAGGTCTACCGGGAGTGCCTGAAGATCATCCCACACAAGAAGTTCACCTTCGCCAAGGTGTGGATCATGGCGGCCCAGCTTGAGATCAGGCGCAAGGATCTCACCGCTGCTCGCAAGCTTCTGGGAAACGCCATCGGGATGGCTCCCAAGGGCAAAATCTTCAAGAAGTACATCGAGATGGAGATGCATCTCGGCAATGTTGATCGGTGTCGGACACTGTACCAGAAGTACATCGAGTGGTCTCCTGCGAACTGCTATGCTTGGAGGAAATATGCCGAACTGGAAAGGCAACTTGGAGAGACCGATCGTGCTCGGTCGATTTATGAGCTTGCAATTGCTCAGCCAGCGCTAGATATGCCTGAATTTCTTTTGAAGGACTTGGCTGAGTTTGATGCTTCAGCTGGCTTGAGCGGTATAGACCATGAAATCAACACACCAAGAATAGGAAAGAGGAATAGACCACTCCCTGATGATGAAGTCTCTGAGGCCAAACACCTGAAGATTCTGCAAGCAGCACATCGATGGAAGAATTCTAAAGCATGA